A window of the Equus przewalskii isolate Varuska chromosome 10, EquPr2, whole genome shotgun sequence genome harbors these coding sequences:
- the TSPOAP1 gene encoding peripheral-type benzodiazepine receptor-associated protein 1 isoform X3, translated as MEQLTSLPRPGDPGAMEPWALPAWQSWTPGQGSEPGGAAPSIADTPAALQLGELGLKESSEPEGARSPRLVGGIDPEGTETELPSLGQQAASSVPSCPMLEDEEAEVFPEGKLNMGFGDGPNLELLRALGELQQRCAILKEENQMLRKSSFPETEEKVRRLKRKNAELAVIAKRLEERARKLQETNLRVVSAPVPRPGASLELCRKALARQRAQDLSETASVLLAKDKQIAALQRECRELQARLTLVGKEGPQWLHVRDFDRLLRESQREVLRLQRQIALRNQQEPPPPPRPPGPAAPARAGAPAPGAPGEATLQEDVESPPVVLGEPEKQQRVQQLESELSKKRKKCESLEQEARKKQRRCEELELQLREAQNENARLVEENSRLSGRATEKEQVEWENAELRGQLLGVTQERDSALRKSQGLQSKLESLEQVLKHMREVAQRRQQLEVEYEQARLSLQEKQQEVQRLQQAQAEAKREHEGAVQLLESTLDSMQVRVRELEEQCRSQTERFSLLAQELQAFRLHPGPLDLLTSALGCSTLGDRPPPPCCCSTPQPCRGSGPKGNLAVEGLAPYPRGSTLSPWSLFRPQTAGPHAFFSLDLDLPPGSPGRCSPKSSEPASATLAGVPRRTAKKAESLSNSSRSESIHNSPKSCPTPEVDTASEVEELEADSVSLLPAAPEGSRGGARIQVFLARYSYNPFEGPNENPEAELPLTAGEYIYIYGNMDEDGFFEGELMDGRRGLVPSNFVERVSDDDLLTSLPPELADLSHSSGPELSFLSGGGGGSSSGGQSSGGRSQPRAEEEAAGDELSLSPLPEGLGEPPAVPYPRHLAILKQLAHSVVLAWEPPPEQVELHGYHICVNGELRQALGPGVPPKAVLEDLDLRAGALRVSVQSLTSRGSSDPLRCCLVVGAQARVVPTQLRVHRLTATSAEITWVPSNSNLAHAIYLNGEECPPACPSTYWATFCHLRPGTLYQARVEAQLPPQGSWEPGWERPEQRAATLQFTTLPAGPPDAPLDVQIEPGPSPGILIISWLPVTIDAAGTSNGVRVTGYAVYADGQKIMEVASPTAGSVLVELSQLQLLQVCSEVAVRTMSPHGESADSIPAPVAPALAVACLPARVFCPSPRPGSEARPPLAPASPGPGDPSSPLRCPDPHGTREPPGGPPASPPRETPKGSQEELPAPCSQEEVGAAVLGASEDRRASGPTVRETVPGPAASSLAKEEAEWTAGEACPAPCSTQEALAQRVPSAEACCGGDTASGLRPRAEREDTAELGVRLVNSLVDHGRNSDLSDIQEEEEEEEEDEELGSRTCSFQKQVAGSCIRENGAKPQPDPIWETDSDEEVLEQILELPLQQFCSKKLFSIPEEEEEEDEEDEEDKERPGAGCSSRDPGLPEPAVLGLGCDSSLPRGPGPCPLSPEPSRAGDRLEDMPGLVGGNSWKRGNGSPEKPPNRRRSPDPREHCSRLLSNCGPQASGRPGPTRERGAPVVGEGAKGGPEAGGRGRPAPSRRCPRGLAPESGLASCLSPKCLEISIEYDSEDEQEAGGGGVSITSSCYLGDGEAWGTAPIGRPRGPLKANSGLNPYPRLLAWEKGEPERRGRSATGRAKEQPSRAAESGEPRGQRGPPRKGGRAPRPTELAPPRSPPEVLAYQDLPVRVFVALFDYDPVSMSPNPDAGEEELPFREGQILKVFGDKDADGFYRGEGGGRTGYIPCNMVAEVAVDSLVGRQQLFQRGYLSPDVLTEGSAESEGPAQPSAGFPQPVSSASLKAPRSMVAAFDYNPQESSPNMDVEAELPFRAGDVITVFGGMDDDGFYYGELNGQRGLVPSNFLEGPGPEAGSSDREPGTPQAESQDRASSTQGPPEPPGWPCAPGSGSFPRIGLGGPQGTREKVRGLLSKGKQLFRKLGSGKKE; from the exons ATGGAGCAACTGACATCCCTCCCACGGCCGGGGGACCCTGGAGCCATGGAGCCATGGGCACTGCCCGCCTGGCAGAGCTGGACTCCAGGCCAGGGGAGCGAACCTGGAGGCGCAGCCCCAAGCATTGCTGATACTCCAGCAGCTCTGCAGCTTGGAGAACTGGGGCTTAAGGAGAGCTCTGAGCCCGAGGGAGCCAGGAGCCCCCGACTTGTGGGGGGCATTGACCCTGAAGGAACAGAAACTGAGCTGCCCAGCCTGGGGCAGCAAGCAGCAAGCTCCGTACCCAGCTGCCCGATGCTGGAGGATGAGGAGGCGGAGGTTTTTCCTGAG GGCAAGCTGAACATGGGCTTCGGGGACGGACCCAATCTGGAGCTGCTGAGGGCCCTGGGGGAGCTGCAGCAGCGCTGTGCCATCCTTAAGGAGGaaaaccaaatgctg AGGAAGAGCAGCTTCCCTGAGACGGAGGAGAAGGTGCGGAGGCTGAAGCGGAAGAACGCGGAGCTGGCGGTCATTGCCAAGCGCCTGGAGGAGAGGGCCCGGAAACTGCAGGAGACTAACCTTAGGGTG GTGAGTGCCCCCGTGCCccgtccaggggccagcctggagtTGTGCCGGAAGGCCCTGGCCCGCCAACGAGCCCAGGACCTCAGTGAGACAGCCAGCGTCCTGCTGGCCAAGGACAAGCAGATTGCTGCCTTGCAGCGAGAGTGCAGGGAGCTGCAGGCCAGGCTCACCCTGGTCGGCAAG GAGGGCCCCCAGTGGCTCCACGTGCGGGACTTCGACCGGCTGCTGCGCGAGTCCCAGCGGGAGGTGCTGCGGCTGCAGAGGCAGATCGCTCTGCGCAACCAGCAGGAGCCGCCCCCACCGCCCCGGCCCCCGGGCCCTGCTGCCCCGGCCAGAGCAGGGGCGCCCGCCCCCGGGGCCCCGGGAGAG GCCACACTCCAGGAAGATGTGGAAAGCCCACCCGTGGTCCTAGGGGAGCCAGAGAAACAGCAGAGGGTGCAGCAGCTG GAGTCAGAACTCAGCAAGAAGCGGAAGAAATGCGAAAGCCTGGAGCAGGAAGCCCGGAAAAAGCAGAGGCGATGTGAGGAGCTG GAACTGCAGCTGAGAGAAGCCCAGAATGAGAATGCCCGCCTGGTGGAGGAGAACTCTCGGCTCAGTGGGAGAGCCACAGAGAAGGAGCAG GTGGAGTGGGAGAATGCGGAGCTGAGGGGCCAGCTCCTGGGGGTGACACAAGAGAGGGACTCAGCCCTTCGCAAGAGCCAGGGTCTGCAGAGCAAGCTGGAGAGCCTGGAGCAGGTGCTGAAG CACATGCGGGAGGTGGCccagcggcggcagcagctggAGGTCGAGTATGAGCAGGCTCGGCTCAGCctgcaggagaagcagcaggaggtcCAGAGGCTGCAGCAG GCCCAGGCGGAAGCTAAGAGGGAACATGAAGGCGCCGTGCAGCTGCTGGAG tcCACCCTGGATTCCATGCAG GTCCGGGTTCGAGAGCTCGAGGAGCAGTGCCGCAGCCAAACTGAGCGCTTCAGCCTCCTGGCGCAGGAGCTCCAGGCCTTCCGCCTGCACCCTGGCCCCTTGGATCTGCTCACCTCTGCCCTGGGCTGCAGTACCCTTGGGGACCGTCCACCACCCCCCTGCTGCTGCTCTaccccccagccctgcagggggTCTGGCCCCAAAG GAAACCTGGCTGTGGAGGGCCTGGCTCCCTATCCAAGAGGCTCCACCCTCAGTCCCTGGTCCCTCTTCAGGCCACAGACCGCAGGCCCACATGCCTTCTTCTCTTTAGACCTTGACCTCCCACCGGGCTCCCCAGGGCGCTGCAGCCCAAAGTCTTCCGAGCCTGCCTCTGCCACGCTTGCTGGGGTCCCTCGAAGGACCGCCAAGAAGGCAGAGTCTCTCTCCAACTCCTCTCGCTCTGAGTCCATCCACAACAGCCCCAAGTCTTGCCCTACGCCTGAG GTGGACACAGCCAGTgaggtggaggagctggaggcagaCAGTGTGTCCCTGCTCCCAGCAGCGCCGGAGGGCAGCCGGGGAGGAGCCAGGATCCAGGTCTTCCTAGCGCGCTACAG CTACAACCCCTTCGAGGGCCCCAACGAGAATCCAGAGGCAGAGCTGCCGCTTACTGCTGGCGAATATATCTACATCTATGGCAACATGGATGAGGATGGCTTTTTTGAAG ggGAGCTTATGGATGGCCGAAGGGGCCTGGTCCCTTCCAATTTTGTAGAGCGTGTGTCCGACGACGACCTCCTGACCTCCCTCCCTCCGGAGCTGGCCGATTTATCCCACAGTTCAGGCCCTGAACTCAGTTTCCTGAGCGGAGGTGGGGGTGGCAGCAGTAGTGGGGGCCAGAGCAGCGGGGGACGCAGCCAgcccagagcagaggaggaggctgcaggggaCGAGCTTAGTCTGAGCCCCTTGCCTGAGGGTCTGGGTGAGCCTCCTGCTGTGCCTTACCCCCGCCATCTGGCAATCCTCAAGCAGCTGGCCCACAGTGTGGTGCTGGCCTGGGAGCCACCTCCTGAGCAAGTGGAGCTACACGGCTACCATATCTGCGTGAATGGGGAGCTGCGtcaggccctggggcctggggtgcCCCCCAAGGCTGTGCTTGAGGACCTGGACCTGCGGGCCGGGGCCCTCCGTGTTTCTGTACAGTCCCTGACCAGTCGGGGCAGCTCCGACCCTCTGCGCTGCTGCTTGGTGGTGGGTGCCCAGGCCCGAGTGGTACCTACTCAGCTGCGGGTCCATCGACTGACAGCCACATCTGCTGAGATTACCTGGGTTCCCAGCAATAGCAACTTGGCCCATGCCATCTACCTCAATGGGGAAGAGTGcccccctgcctgccccagcacCTACTGGGCCACTTTCTGCCACCTGCGGCCTGGTACACTCTATCAGGCACGAGTGGAAGCTCAGCTCCCACCTCAAGGATCCTGGGAACCAGGCTGGGAGCGGCCGGAGCAGCGGGCTGCCACACTGCAGTTCACCACACTGCCCGCAG GCCCACCTGATGCCCCCCTGGATGTGCAGATTGAGCCGGGGCCCTCACCTGGAATCTTGATCATCAGCTGGCTCCCAGTAACAATTGATGCTGCTGGCACCTCCAATGGCGTCCGTGTCACAGGCTATGCCGTTTATGCTGATGGGCAGAAG ATCATGGAGGTGGCCTCGCCCACAGCAGGCAGTGTGCTGGTGGAGTTGTCCCAGCTTCAGCTGCTGCAGGTGTGCAGTGAGGTGGCTGTACGTACCATGTCACCCCATGGCGAGTCAGCCGACTCCATTCCAGCTCCTGTcgccccagccctggctgtggCCTGCCTGCCAGCCAGGGTCTTCTGCCCCTCACCACGACCAGGCTCGGAGGCCAGACCACCCCTTGCTCCAGCTTCTCCAGGGCCTGGAGACCCCAGCTCTCCCCTCCGGTGCCCTGACCCCCATGGAACTCGAGAGCCCCCTGGGGGCCCCCCAGCAAGCCCTCCCAGAGAGACACCAAAAGGATCCCAAGAGGAGCTCCCAGCACCTTGCTCCCAG GAGGAGGTTGGGGCAGCTGTGCTGGGTGCCTCAGAGGACAGGAGGGCCAGTGGGCCAACCGTGAGGGAGACCGTTCCTGGCCCTGCAGCGTCCTCACTCGCCAAGGAGGAGGCCGAGTGGACTGCAGGAGAGGCCTGCCCAGCACCCTGCTCTACGCAGGAAGCCCTGGCCCAGAGGGTGCCCAGTGCTGAGGCCTGCTGCGGAGGAGACACAGCGTCTGGGCTGAGGCCCAGGGCTGAG AGGGAGGACACGGCGGAGCTCGGGGTCCGTCTGGTGAACTCCCTTGTGGACCATGGCCGCAACTCAGATCTATCAGACAtccaagaggaggaggaagaggaggaagaggatgaggagcTGGGTTCCAGGACTTGCTCTTTCCAGAAGCAGGTTGCTGGCAGCTGCATTAGGGAGAATGGGGCCAAG ccccagcccgacCCCATCTGGGAGACTGACAGCGACGAGGAGGTCTTGGAGCAGATCCTGGAGCTGCCCCTCCAGCAGTTCTGCAGCAAGAAGCTCTTTAGCatccctgaggaggaggaggaagaggatgaggaggatgaggaggacaaagagaggccaggggctggctgTTCTTCCCGAGACCCTGGCCTTCCTGAGCCTGCAGTGCTGGGGCTGGGCTGTGACAGCAGTCTGCCCCGAGGACCTGGCCCGTGTCCGTTGTCTCCTGAGCCCTCCAGGGCTGGGGACCGCCTGGAGGACATGCCCGGACTAGTTGGTGGAAACAGCTGGAAGAGAGGAAATGGCTCCCCCGAGAAGCCCCCAAACCGCAGGCGGTCCCCAGATCCCCGTGAACACTGCAGCCGACTTCTCAGCAACTGCGGGCCCCAGGCCTCTGGACGACCAGGCCCCACACGGGAGAGGGGGGCCCCCGTTGTGGGCGAGGGTGCCAAGGGTGGACCAGAGGCTGGTGGGAGAGGGCGGCCGGCCCCTTCCCGGAGGTGCCCCCGGGGCCTGGCCCCAGAATCTGGCCTGGCCAGCTGCCTTTCTCCCAAATGCTTGGAAATCAGCATCGAATATGATTCTGAGGATGAACAGgaggcgggcggcgggggcgTCAGCATCACCAGCTCCTGCTACCTCGGAGATGGGGAAGCCTGGGGCACAGCACCTATAGGAAGGCCCAGGGGGCCTCTGAAGGCCAATTCAGGCCTCAACCCCTACCCACGCCTCCTGGCCTGGGAGAAAGGGGAGCCAGAACGGAGAGGCCGCAGTGCGACTGGCAGAGCCAAGGAGCAACCCTCCCGG GCAGCAGAGTCGGGGgagcccagagggcagaggggcccCCCACGGAAAGGGGGCCGGGCCCCCAGGCCCACCGAGCTGG CCCCTCCGAGGAGTCCCCCAGAAGTGCTGGCTTACCAGGACCTACCTGTCAGGGTCTTTGTGGCCCTGTTTGACTATGACCCTGTGTCAATGTCACCCAACCCTGATGCTGGGGAAGAGGAGCTCCCCTTCCGGGAGGGCCAGATCCTGAAG GTGTTTGGGGACAAGGATGCCGATGGCTTCTACCGGGGTGAAGGTGGGGGCCGGACAGGCTACATCCCCTGCAACATGGTGGCTGAGGTAGCTGTGGACAGTCTTGTGGGGAGACAACAGTTGTTCCAGCGGGGTTATTTGTCCCCAGATGTTCTCACTGAGGGCTCAG CTGAGTCAGaaggccctgcccagcccagtgcAG GCTTCCCCCAGCCGGTCTCCTCTGCCAGCCTGAAAGCTCCCCGCTCCATGGTGGCTGCATTTGACTACAATCCCCAGGAGAGCTCCCCCAACATGGATGTGGAG GCAGAGCTACCCTTCCGGGCAGGGGACGTCATTACTGTGTTCGGGGGCATGGACGATGATGGTTTCTACTAT GGCGAGCTGAATGGACAGAGGGGCCTGGTTCCATCCAACTTCCTGGAGGGCCCTGGGCCTGAGGCGGGCAGCTCAGACAGGGAGCCTGGGACACCCCAGGCTGAGAGTCAG
- the TSPOAP1 gene encoding peripheral-type benzodiazepine receptor-associated protein 1 isoform X12, with protein sequence MEQLTSLPRPGDPGAMEPWALPAWQSWTPGQGSEPGGAAPSIADTPAALQLGELGLKESSEPEGARSPRLVGGIDPEGTETELPSLGQQAASSVPSCPMLEDEEAEVFPEGKLNMGFGDGPNLELLRALGELQQRCAILKEENQMLRKSSFPETEEKVRRLKRKNAELAVIAKRLEERARKLQETNLRVVSAPVPRPGASLELCRKALARQRAQDLSETASVLLAKDKQIAALQRECRELQARLTLVGKEGPQWLHVRDFDRLLRESQREVLRLQRQIALRNQQEPPPPPRPPGPAAPARAGAPAPGAPGEATLQEDVESPPVVLGEPEKQQRVQQLESELSKKRKKCESLEQEARKKQRRCEELELQLREAQNENARLVEENSRLSGRATEKEQVEWENAELRGQLLGVTQERDSALRKSQGLQSKLESLEQVLKHMREVAQRRQQLEVEYEQARLSLQEKQQEVQRLQQAQAEAKREHEGAVQLLESTLDSMQVRVRELEEQCRSQTERFSLLAQELQAFRLHPGPLDLLTSALGCSTLGDRPPPPCCCSTPQPCRGSGPKDLDLPPGSPGRCSPKSSEPASATLAGVPRRTAKKAESLSNSSRSESIHNSPKSCPTPEVDTASEVEELEADSVSLLPAAPEGSRGGARIQVFLARYSYNPFEGPNENPEAELPLTAGEYIYIYGNMDEDGFFEGELMDGRRGLVPSNFVERVSDDDLLTSLPPELADLSHSSGPELSFLSGGGGGSSSGGQSSGGRSQPRAEEEAAGDELSLSPLPEGLGEPPAVPYPRHLAILKQLAHSVVLAWEPPPEQVELHGYHICVNGELRQALGPGVPPKAVLEDLDLRAGALRVSVQSLTSRGSSDPLRCCLVVGAQARVVPTQLRVHRLTATSAEITWVPSNSNLAHAIYLNGEECPPACPSTYWATFCHLRPGTLYQARVEAQLPPQGSWEPGWERPEQRAATLQFTTLPAGPPDAPLDVQIEPGPSPGILIISWLPVTIDAAGTSNGVRVTGYAVYADGQKIMEVASPTAGSVLVELSQLQLLQVCSEVAVRTMSPHGESADSIPAPVAPALAVACLPARVFCPSPRPGSEARPPLAPASPGPGDPSSPLRCPDPHGTREPPGGPPASPPRETPKGSQEELPAPCSQEEVGAAVLGASEDRRASGPTVRETVPGPAASSLAKEEAEWTAGEACPAPCSTQEALAQRVPSAEACCGGDTASGLRPRAEREDTAELGVRLVNSLVDHGRNSDLSDIQEEEEEEEEDEELGSRTCSFQKQVAGSCIRENGAKPQPDPIWETDSDEEVLEQILELPLQQFCSKKLFSIPEEEEEEDEEDEEDKERPGAGCSSRDPGLPEPAVLGLGCDSSLPRGPGPCPLSPEPSRAGDRLEDMPGLVGGNSWKRGNGSPEKPPNRRRSPDPREHCSRLLSNCGPQASGRPGPTRERGAPVVGEGAKGGPEAGGRGRPAPSRRCPRGLAPESGLASCLSPKCLEISIEYDSEDEQEAGGGGVSITSSCYLGDGEAWGTAPIGRPRGPLKANSGLNPYPRLLAWEKGEPERRGRSATGRAKEQPSRAAESGEPRGQRGPPRKGGRAPRPTELAPPRSPPEVLAYQDLPVRVFVALFDYDPVSMSPNPDAGEEELPFREGQILKVFGDKDADGFYRGEGGGRTGYIPCNMVAEVAVDSLVGRQQLFQRGYLSPDVLTEGSARTAGPPPKPRRSKKTESEGPAQPSAGFPQPVSSASLKAPRSMVAAFDYNPQESSPNMDVEAELPFRAGDVITVFGGMDDDGFYYGELNGQRGLVPSNFLEGPGPEAGSSDREPGTPQAESQRTRRRRVQC encoded by the exons ATGGAGCAACTGACATCCCTCCCACGGCCGGGGGACCCTGGAGCCATGGAGCCATGGGCACTGCCCGCCTGGCAGAGCTGGACTCCAGGCCAGGGGAGCGAACCTGGAGGCGCAGCCCCAAGCATTGCTGATACTCCAGCAGCTCTGCAGCTTGGAGAACTGGGGCTTAAGGAGAGCTCTGAGCCCGAGGGAGCCAGGAGCCCCCGACTTGTGGGGGGCATTGACCCTGAAGGAACAGAAACTGAGCTGCCCAGCCTGGGGCAGCAAGCAGCAAGCTCCGTACCCAGCTGCCCGATGCTGGAGGATGAGGAGGCGGAGGTTTTTCCTGAG GGCAAGCTGAACATGGGCTTCGGGGACGGACCCAATCTGGAGCTGCTGAGGGCCCTGGGGGAGCTGCAGCAGCGCTGTGCCATCCTTAAGGAGGaaaaccaaatgctg AGGAAGAGCAGCTTCCCTGAGACGGAGGAGAAGGTGCGGAGGCTGAAGCGGAAGAACGCGGAGCTGGCGGTCATTGCCAAGCGCCTGGAGGAGAGGGCCCGGAAACTGCAGGAGACTAACCTTAGGGTG GTGAGTGCCCCCGTGCCccgtccaggggccagcctggagtTGTGCCGGAAGGCCCTGGCCCGCCAACGAGCCCAGGACCTCAGTGAGACAGCCAGCGTCCTGCTGGCCAAGGACAAGCAGATTGCTGCCTTGCAGCGAGAGTGCAGGGAGCTGCAGGCCAGGCTCACCCTGGTCGGCAAG GAGGGCCCCCAGTGGCTCCACGTGCGGGACTTCGACCGGCTGCTGCGCGAGTCCCAGCGGGAGGTGCTGCGGCTGCAGAGGCAGATCGCTCTGCGCAACCAGCAGGAGCCGCCCCCACCGCCCCGGCCCCCGGGCCCTGCTGCCCCGGCCAGAGCAGGGGCGCCCGCCCCCGGGGCCCCGGGAGAG GCCACACTCCAGGAAGATGTGGAAAGCCCACCCGTGGTCCTAGGGGAGCCAGAGAAACAGCAGAGGGTGCAGCAGCTG GAGTCAGAACTCAGCAAGAAGCGGAAGAAATGCGAAAGCCTGGAGCAGGAAGCCCGGAAAAAGCAGAGGCGATGTGAGGAGCTG GAACTGCAGCTGAGAGAAGCCCAGAATGAGAATGCCCGCCTGGTGGAGGAGAACTCTCGGCTCAGTGGGAGAGCCACAGAGAAGGAGCAG GTGGAGTGGGAGAATGCGGAGCTGAGGGGCCAGCTCCTGGGGGTGACACAAGAGAGGGACTCAGCCCTTCGCAAGAGCCAGGGTCTGCAGAGCAAGCTGGAGAGCCTGGAGCAGGTGCTGAAG CACATGCGGGAGGTGGCccagcggcggcagcagctggAGGTCGAGTATGAGCAGGCTCGGCTCAGCctgcaggagaagcagcaggaggtcCAGAGGCTGCAGCAG GCCCAGGCGGAAGCTAAGAGGGAACATGAAGGCGCCGTGCAGCTGCTGGAG tcCACCCTGGATTCCATGCAG GTCCGGGTTCGAGAGCTCGAGGAGCAGTGCCGCAGCCAAACTGAGCGCTTCAGCCTCCTGGCGCAGGAGCTCCAGGCCTTCCGCCTGCACCCTGGCCCCTTGGATCTGCTCACCTCTGCCCTGGGCTGCAGTACCCTTGGGGACCGTCCACCACCCCCCTGCTGCTGCTCTaccccccagccctgcagggggTCTGGCCCCAAAG ACCTTGACCTCCCACCGGGCTCCCCAGGGCGCTGCAGCCCAAAGTCTTCCGAGCCTGCCTCTGCCACGCTTGCTGGGGTCCCTCGAAGGACCGCCAAGAAGGCAGAGTCTCTCTCCAACTCCTCTCGCTCTGAGTCCATCCACAACAGCCCCAAGTCTTGCCCTACGCCTGAG GTGGACACAGCCAGTgaggtggaggagctggaggcagaCAGTGTGTCCCTGCTCCCAGCAGCGCCGGAGGGCAGCCGGGGAGGAGCCAGGATCCAGGTCTTCCTAGCGCGCTACAG CTACAACCCCTTCGAGGGCCCCAACGAGAATCCAGAGGCAGAGCTGCCGCTTACTGCTGGCGAATATATCTACATCTATGGCAACATGGATGAGGATGGCTTTTTTGAAG ggGAGCTTATGGATGGCCGAAGGGGCCTGGTCCCTTCCAATTTTGTAGAGCGTGTGTCCGACGACGACCTCCTGACCTCCCTCCCTCCGGAGCTGGCCGATTTATCCCACAGTTCAGGCCCTGAACTCAGTTTCCTGAGCGGAGGTGGGGGTGGCAGCAGTAGTGGGGGCCAGAGCAGCGGGGGACGCAGCCAgcccagagcagaggaggaggctgcaggggaCGAGCTTAGTCTGAGCCCCTTGCCTGAGGGTCTGGGTGAGCCTCCTGCTGTGCCTTACCCCCGCCATCTGGCAATCCTCAAGCAGCTGGCCCACAGTGTGGTGCTGGCCTGGGAGCCACCTCCTGAGCAAGTGGAGCTACACGGCTACCATATCTGCGTGAATGGGGAGCTGCGtcaggccctggggcctggggtgcCCCCCAAGGCTGTGCTTGAGGACCTGGACCTGCGGGCCGGGGCCCTCCGTGTTTCTGTACAGTCCCTGACCAGTCGGGGCAGCTCCGACCCTCTGCGCTGCTGCTTGGTGGTGGGTGCCCAGGCCCGAGTGGTACCTACTCAGCTGCGGGTCCATCGACTGACAGCCACATCTGCTGAGATTACCTGGGTTCCCAGCAATAGCAACTTGGCCCATGCCATCTACCTCAATGGGGAAGAGTGcccccctgcctgccccagcacCTACTGGGCCACTTTCTGCCACCTGCGGCCTGGTACACTCTATCAGGCACGAGTGGAAGCTCAGCTCCCACCTCAAGGATCCTGGGAACCAGGCTGGGAGCGGCCGGAGCAGCGGGCTGCCACACTGCAGTTCACCACACTGCCCGCAG GCCCACCTGATGCCCCCCTGGATGTGCAGATTGAGCCGGGGCCCTCACCTGGAATCTTGATCATCAGCTGGCTCCCAGTAACAATTGATGCTGCTGGCACCTCCAATGGCGTCCGTGTCACAGGCTATGCCGTTTATGCTGATGGGCAGAAG ATCATGGAGGTGGCCTCGCCCACAGCAGGCAGTGTGCTGGTGGAGTTGTCCCAGCTTCAGCTGCTGCAGGTGTGCAGTGAGGTGGCTGTACGTACCATGTCACCCCATGGCGAGTCAGCCGACTCCATTCCAGCTCCTGTcgccccagccctggctgtggCCTGCCTGCCAGCCAGGGTCTTCTGCCCCTCACCACGACCAGGCTCGGAGGCCAGACCACCCCTTGCTCCAGCTTCTCCAGGGCCTGGAGACCCCAGCTCTCCCCTCCGGTGCCCTGACCCCCATGGAACTCGAGAGCCCCCTGGGGGCCCCCCAGCAAGCCCTCCCAGAGAGACACCAAAAGGATCCCAAGAGGAGCTCCCAGCACCTTGCTCCCAG GAGGAGGTTGGGGCAGCTGTGCTGGGTGCCTCAGAGGACAGGAGGGCCAGTGGGCCAACCGTGAGGGAGACCGTTCCTGGCCCTGCAGCGTCCTCACTCGCCAAGGAGGAGGCCGAGTGGACTGCAGGAGAGGCCTGCCCAGCACCCTGCTCTACGCAGGAAGCCCTGGCCCAGAGGGTGCCCAGTGCTGAGGCCTGCTGCGGAGGAGACACAGCGTCTGGGCTGAGGCCCAGGGCTGAG AGGGAGGACACGGCGGAGCTCGGGGTCCGTCTGGTGAACTCCCTTGTGGACCATGGCCGCAACTCAGATCTATCAGACAtccaagaggaggaggaagaggaggaagaggatgaggagcTGGGTTCCAGGACTTGCTCTTTCCAGAAGCAGGTTGCTGGCAGCTGCATTAGGGAGAATGGGGCCAAG ccccagcccgacCCCATCTGGGAGACTGACAGCGACGAGGAGGTCTTGGAGCAGATCCTGGAGCTGCCCCTCCAGCAGTTCTGCAGCAAGAAGCTCTTTAGCatccctgaggaggaggaggaagaggatgaggaggatgaggaggacaaagagaggccaggggctggctgTTCTTCCCGAGACCCTGGCCTTCCTGAGCCTGCAGTGCTGGGGCTGGGCTGTGACAGCAGTCTGCCCCGAGGACCTGGCCCGTGTCCGTTGTCTCCTGAGCCCTCCAGGGCTGGGGACCGCCTGGAGGACATGCCCGGACTAGTTGGTGGAAACAGCTGGAAGAGAGGAAATGGCTCCCCCGAGAAGCCCCCAAACCGCAGGCGGTCCCCAGATCCCCGTGAACACTGCAGCCGACTTCTCAGCAACTGCGGGCCCCAGGCCTCTGGACGACCAGGCCCCACACGGGAGAGGGGGGCCCCCGTTGTGGGCGAGGGTGCCAAGGGTGGACCAGAGGCTGGTGGGAGAGGGCGGCCGGCCCCTTCCCGGAGGTGCCCCCGGGGCCTGGCCCCAGAATCTGGCCTGGCCAGCTGCCTTTCTCCCAAATGCTTGGAAATCAGCATCGAATATGATTCTGAGGATGAACAGgaggcgggcggcgggggcgTCAGCATCACCAGCTCCTGCTACCTCGGAGATGGGGAAGCCTGGGGCACAGCACCTATAGGAAGGCCCAGGGGGCCTCTGAAGGCCAATTCAGGCCTCAACCCCTACCCACGCCTCCTGGCCTGGGAGAAAGGGGAGCCAGAACGGAGAGGCCGCAGTGCGACTGGCAGAGCCAAGGAGCAACCCTCCCGG GCAGCAGAGTCGGGGgagcccagagggcagaggggcccCCCACGGAAAGGGGGCCGGGCCCCCAGGCCCACCGAGCTGG CCCCTCCGAGGAGTCCCCCAGAAGTGCTGGCTTACCAGGACCTACCTGTCAGGGTCTTTGTGGCCCTGTTTGACTATGACCCTGTGTCAATGTCACCCAACCCTGATGCTGGGGAAGAGGAGCTCCCCTTCCGGGAGGGCCAGATCCTGAAG GTGTTTGGGGACAAGGATGCCGATGGCTTCTACCGGGGTGAAGGTGGGGGCCGGACAGGCTACATCCCCTGCAACATGGTGGCTGAGGTAGCTGTGGACAGTCTTGTGGGGAGACAACAGTTGTTCCAGCGGGGTTATTTGTCCCCAGATGTTCTCACTGAGGGCTCAG CCCGCACAGCTGGGCCTCCTCCCAAGCCCCGCCGCTCCAAGAAAA CTGAGTCAGaaggccctgcccagcccagtgcAG GCTTCCCCCAGCCGGTCTCCTCTGCCAGCCTGAAAGCTCCCCGCTCCATGGTGGCTGCATTTGACTACAATCCCCAGGAGAGCTCCCCCAACATGGATGTGGAG GCAGAGCTACCCTTCCGGGCAGGGGACGTCATTACTGTGTTCGGGGGCATGGACGATGATGGTTTCTACTAT GGCGAGCTGAATGGACAGAGGGGCCTGGTTCCATCCAACTTCCTGGAGGGCCCTGGGCCTGAGGCGGGCAGCTCAGACAGGGAGCCTGGGACACCCCAGGCTGAGAGTCAG